The proteins below are encoded in one region of Candidatus Hydrogenedens sp.:
- the nrdR gene encoding transcriptional regulator NrdR — protein MKCPFCNHSRSKVVDSRTSLEGNAIRRRRECLKCGRRYTSYERVEEVSSMVIKKDGRHENYQRWKVKQGIIKAIHKRPISLEQVEALIDDVEKTVFNAGKQEVTTQEIGEAVIQRLKKLDEVAYVRFASVYRQFRDINEFMDELKGMLNTAGSSEINSPVKNV, from the coding sequence ATGAAATGTCCTTTCTGTAACCATTCTCGGAGTAAGGTTGTTGATAGCAGAACCTCTTTAGAAGGGAATGCCATCCGCAGGCGAAGGGAATGTTTGAAATGTGGCCGTAGATATACCAGTTATGAACGTGTAGAGGAAGTGAGTTCGATGGTAATAAAGAAAGATGGTAGACATGAAAATTACCAGCGATGGAAAGTGAAGCAAGGTATCATCAAGGCTATTCACAAGCGTCCTATCAGTTTGGAGCAGGTTGAGGCATTAATTGATGACGTTGAAAAAACGGTGTTCAATGCAGGTAAACAGGAAGTTACTACACAAGAAATTGGGGAAGCAGTTATTCAGCGGTTAAAGAAATTAGATGAAGTTGCTTATGTTCGTTTTGCTTCTGTATACAGGCAATTCCGTGATATTAATGAATTTATGGACGAACTTAAAGGGATGTTAAACACAGCAGGAAGTTCGGAAATAAATTCACCTGTTAAAAATG